Below is a window of Mycobacteriales bacterium DNA.
CACCGCCGCCACCACCGCGGCGGCCGTCGGTGCGGCCGCCCTCGCCGCGGGCGCGCTCGCCACCCGCCACGCCCGCACCCCCTCCGCGACCTGAGCCGACCGGCCCTTCCGTCGTACCGCCCCTCCTGACCCAGCCCTGGAGATCCCATGGACCGCCGCGACTTCCTGCGCAGCTCTGCCCTCGCCGTCGGCGTCACCGCCCTCGGCCCGTCGTTCTGGAACAACGCCTACGGCGCGCCGGCCAAGCCCGGCAAGGGGCCCTACGGCCCTCTGCTCAAGGCCGACCGCAACGGCGTGATGCTGCCGAAGGGCTTCTCGAGCCGCATCCTCGCGACGAGCGGGAAGCCAGTCGGGAAGAGCGGCTACGCCTGGCACAGCGCGCCTGACGGCGGTGCGGTGTTCCCGCAGAAGGACGGCGGCTGGGTCTACACGTCCAACGCCGAGACCACGGCGGCGTCCGGCGGTGGCGCGGGCGCGCTGCGCTTCGACAAGCGCGGCGAGGTCGTCGACGCCTACCGGATCCTCGCCGACACGGCCAACAACTGCGCCGGTGGCCCGACCCCCTGGGGCACCTGGCTGTCGTGCGAGGAGACCCCGACCGGGCAGGTCTGGGAGTGCGACGTCACCAAGCCGGGCCAGGGCGTCGTGCGGCCGGCGCTCGGCCGCTTCAGCCACGAGGCGGTCGCCTTCGACCACGGCCGCAAGGCGCTCTACCTCACCGAGGACATGGGCGACGGGCGCTTCTACCGCTTCACCCCGACGTCCTACCCGGACCTGTCCGCCGGGGCGCTCGAGGCTCTTGCGGTGGCCGCGGACGGCTCCGTCACCTGGGTTCCGGTGCTGCTGCCGCAGCTGCCGCAGTCACCGCTGACCCGACCCGCCGGGTCGACCGCCTTCAACGGCGGCGAGGGCGTGTGGTTCGACGCCGACCACGTCTACTTCACGACCAAGGGCGACAACGTCGTGTGGGACCTCGACGTGAAGGCGCAGAAGCTCACGAAGCTGTACGACGCAGCCGCGCTCGGCGCGTCGGCGCCCCTGACCGGGGTGGACAACATCGTGGTGTCGCGCTCGGGCGACATCTTCATCGGTGAGGACGGCGGCGACCTCGAGGTCGTCCTCATCACGCCCGACCAGGTCGTCACCCCGGTCGTGCGGCTGATGGGCCACGACGCGTCGGAGATCACCGGCCCCGCCTTCAGCCCGGACGGCTCGCGGATGTACTTCTCGTCACAGCGCGGCCCGGGGACCACCGCGGCCGGCGTCACCTTCGAGGTCCGCGGCCCCTTCCGCACCAAGCGCATCCGCCCCACCCGCTGACCCGGCCCACCCGGCACCCCCAACCCCCCGCATGTACGCCGCTCTCGGCGCTACGGGGCCTCGTAGCGCCGACCCGGGCGCACAAGCGGGCCGTGGAAGGGGGTGGGGGCGGGGGGAGTCGTGCGGTGACGTTCACCTGGGAGTCGTGTCGAGGGCGCCGGCTGGCCGTGGTGGGAGCGGACCGTCAGCGGCATGGAGGTCCTCGGACACCGCGGCTACCCGTCCCCCACCACCCCTGAGAACACCCTCGTCTCCGTCGAGGCGGCGCTCGCCGCCGGCGCGCACGGCGTCGAGGTCGACGTCCGGCTGACTGCCGACCGCGTCGCGGTGTGCCTGCACGACAGCGACCTGCGCCGGGTCGCCGGCCTGGCCGTCATCGTCGAGCGCACATGCTTCGCACAGCTGCGCCGACTGCTGCTCCCCGGCGGGCACGTCATCCCGACGCTGCGCGAGGTCGCCGTCGCTGTCGCCGGTCGCGGTCGGCTCGTCGTCGACGTCAAGCCCGACCGGCGGACCTCCTCGCTCGCGCGCGGTGTCCTGCACGGCATCGACGGGATCGCCGACGACGATGTGGTCGTGTCGTCGTTCGACCCGCAGGTGCTGCTCGAGGTCGGCCGGCGCGAGCCCTCGCGCTCGCTGGCCCTCATCGACGGCGAGGACCTCAGCCGCTCCGTCGCGTGGGCCATCGGCCTGGGCTGCGACGCCCTGCACGCCGAGCTGAAGGCAGTGCTGCTGCAGCCGCACGTCATGGCCGAGGCCCGCGAGGCGCGACTGGCCCTGCGGGCCTGGACGGTCAACCGCCCGGTCGACGCCGAGCTGCTCGAGCGGACCGGCGCCACTGCCGTCATCACCGACGAACCCGCCGCCCTGCTGGCCCGTCAGCCCGTGACCGCCCACTAGC
It encodes the following:
- a CDS encoding DUF839 domain-containing protein, which translates into the protein MDRRDFLRSSALAVGVTALGPSFWNNAYGAPAKPGKGPYGPLLKADRNGVMLPKGFSSRILATSGKPVGKSGYAWHSAPDGGAVFPQKDGGWVYTSNAETTAASGGGAGALRFDKRGEVVDAYRILADTANNCAGGPTPWGTWLSCEETPTGQVWECDVTKPGQGVVRPALGRFSHEAVAFDHGRKALYLTEDMGDGRFYRFTPTSYPDLSAGALEALAVAADGSVTWVPVLLPQLPQSPLTRPAGSTAFNGGEGVWFDADHVYFTTKGDNVVWDLDVKAQKLTKLYDAAALGASAPLTGVDNIVVSRSGDIFIGEDGGDLEVVLITPDQVVTPVVRLMGHDASEITGPAFSPDGSRMYFSSQRGPGTTAAGVTFEVRGPFRTKRIRPTR
- a CDS encoding glycerophosphodiester phosphodiesterase, whose protein sequence is MEVLGHRGYPSPTTPENTLVSVEAALAAGAHGVEVDVRLTADRVAVCLHDSDLRRVAGLAVIVERTCFAQLRRLLLPGGHVIPTLREVAVAVAGRGRLVVDVKPDRRTSSLARGVLHGIDGIADDDVVVSSFDPQVLLEVGRREPSRSLALIDGEDLSRSVAWAIGLGCDALHAELKAVLLQPHVMAEAREARLALRAWTVNRPVDAELLERTGATAVITDEPAALLARQPVTAH